The following coding sequences lie in one Acidobacteriota bacterium genomic window:
- the nrfD gene encoding NrfD/PsrC family molybdoenzyme membrane anchor subunit — translation MATMDPRPLIEPGVPPVITGEHTPGSVTDDITRPIFGTTKPWWLVGLAASFALLMLFLMAAAKLVTEGTGIWGLNIPVAWGFAIINFVWWIGIGHAGTLISAILLLFRQDWRTSINRFAEAMTLFAVACAGMFPILHLGRPWLFYWLMPYPNQMSLWPQFQSPLIWDVFAVSTYATVSLLFWFTGLIPDLASLRDRAKNIWIKRLAGIFSLGWRGSSKHWQNYESLYLLLAGLSTPLVLSVHTVVSFDFAISIVPGWHTTVFPPYFVAGAVFAGFAMVFTLMLPLRPLFGLHNFITDRHLQAMAKVMLTTGLIVAYGYIVEIFVAWYSGNTYEWYMVKNRFFGPFAFQYMMLWVCNIVIPQFLWIKKVRTSPWILWLISMAINVGMWLERYIIVVVSLSRDFLPSSWDVYAGTRWDWAVYVGTIGLFMTLIFLFIRFLPVISIFEVRHLAHEKSHH, via the coding sequence ATGGCGACGATGGATCCTCGACCCCTGATCGAGCCCGGTGTCCCGCCGGTCATTACCGGCGAGCACACGCCGGGATCGGTGACGGACGACATCACGCGGCCGATCTTCGGTACCACCAAGCCTTGGTGGTTGGTGGGCCTGGCGGCGAGCTTCGCCCTCTTGATGCTGTTCTTGATGGCCGCTGCCAAGCTGGTTACCGAGGGCACCGGGATCTGGGGCCTGAACATTCCGGTGGCTTGGGGTTTCGCCATCATCAACTTCGTCTGGTGGATCGGCATCGGTCACGCCGGTACCCTGATCTCGGCGATTCTGCTGCTCTTCCGGCAGGACTGGCGAACCTCCATCAACCGCTTCGCCGAGGCCATGACGCTGTTCGCCGTGGCCTGCGCCGGGATGTTCCCGATTCTCCACTTGGGGCGCCCCTGGCTGTTCTACTGGTTGATGCCCTATCCCAACCAGATGAGCCTCTGGCCGCAGTTCCAGAGCCCGTTGATCTGGGACGTGTTCGCGGTCTCGACCTACGCCACCGTCTCGCTGCTGTTCTGGTTCACCGGCCTGATCCCGGACCTCGCCTCGCTGCGTGATCGCGCCAAGAACATCTGGATCAAGCGCCTGGCGGGGATCTTCTCCCTCGGCTGGCGGGGCTCCTCCAAGCACTGGCAGAACTACGAGTCCCTCTACCTCCTGCTCGCCGGCCTGTCGACGCCGCTGGTGCTCTCGGTGCACACGGTGGTCAGCTTCGACTTCGCCATCAGCATCGTGCCGGGTTGGCACACCACCGTGTTCCCGCCCTACTTCGTCGCTGGAGCGGTGTTCGCGGGCTTCGCCATGGTGTTCACTCTGATGCTGCCCCTGCGGCCGCTCTTCGGCCTGCACAACTTCATCACCGATCGTCATCTGCAGGCGATGGCCAAGGTCATGCTGACCACCGGCTTGATCGTGGCCTACGGCTACATCGTCGAGATCTTCGTCGCTTGGTACAGCGGCAACACCTACGAGTGGTACATGGTGAAGAACCGCTTCTTCGGTCCTTTCGCCTTCCAGTACATGATGCTCTGGGTGTGCAACATCGTCATTCCGCAGTTCCTGTGGATCAAGAAGGTGCGCACCTCGCCGTGGATCCTGTGGCTGATCTCGATGGCGATCAACGTCGGCATGTGGCTGGAGCGCTACATCATCGTGGTGGTCAGCCTGTCGCGCGACTTCCTGCCATCGTCCTGGGACGTCTATGCGGGCACGCGCTGGGACTGGGCGGTCTACGTCGGCACCATCGGTCTCTTCATGACTCTGATCTTCTTGTTCATTCGCTTCCTGCCGGTGATCTCGATCTTCGAGGTGCGGCATCTGGCGCATGAGAAATCCCATCACTGA
- the rpsT gene encoding 30S ribosomal protein S20 gives MANNKSAEKRHRQNLERRDRNRSNRSRMRHAIRNLRSAVDSEDGAKAQELLGSTLSLIDTTARKGVIHRNTAARYKSRLSKAVAALAKA, from the coding sequence ATGGCCAACAACAAGTCTGCCGAAAAGCGGCACCGTCAGAACCTCGAGCGTCGCGACCGCAACCGCTCCAACCGCAGCCGCATGCGGCACGCCATCCGCAATTTGCGGTCGGCCGTCGACAGCGAGGACGGCGCCAAGGCTCAGGAGCTGCTGGGCTCGACCCTCAGCCTGATCGACACCACCGCTCGCAAGGGCGTCATCCATCGCAATACGGCGGCACGCTACAAGTCCCGCCTGTCGAAGGCCGTCGCCGCGCTCGCCAAAGCGTAG
- a CDS encoding cytochrome c3 family protein, with protein MPQIFHKSANALARVSIVLGLGTLAGLVWAGATISTSGYVTGEDVVISQPVPFSHDHHFKGLGIHCLYCHTTVEESAFAGIPPTETCMNCHKEIWTNAELLEPLRESYRSGIPIEWERLHDTPDYVYFNHSVHIAKGIGCESCHGRVDEMPLMIQAESLTMAWCLDCHRDPAQHVRPREEIYTFGWVPPIPQSELGPQLVEEYEIQSVTNCSACHY; from the coding sequence ATGCCGCAAATCTTCCACAAGAGTGCGAATGCCCTCGCGCGGGTAAGCATCGTCTTGGGGTTGGGAACTCTCGCCGGATTGGTGTGGGCTGGTGCGACGATCAGTACGTCGGGCTATGTCACCGGTGAGGATGTGGTCATCAGCCAGCCGGTGCCCTTCTCCCACGATCATCACTTCAAGGGCCTCGGCATCCACTGCCTCTACTGCCACACGACCGTCGAAGAGTCGGCCTTCGCGGGGATTCCCCCGACCGAAACCTGCATGAATTGCCACAAAGAGATCTGGACCAATGCCGAGCTGCTCGAGCCGCTCCGCGAGTCCTATCGCAGCGGCATTCCGATCGAGTGGGAGCGCCTCCACGATACGCCCGACTACGTGTACTTCAACCACAGCGTGCACATCGCCAAGGGCATCGGCTGTGAGTCCTGCCATGGCCGCGTCGACGAGATGCCGCTGATGATTCAGGCCGAATCGCTGACCATGGCCTGGTGCCTCGACTGCCACCGCGATCCGGCGCAGCACGTTCGGCCGCGGGAAGAGATCTACACCTTCGGTTGGGTTCCGCCGATTCCGCAGTCCGAGCTTGGGCCACAACTGGTCGAAGAATATGAGATTCAGAGCGTCACTAATTGCTCCGCGTGCCATTACTAG
- a CDS encoding DUF3341 domain-containing protein, with product MSSDQLYGLMAEFPNPETLTEAARRTHKAGYRLVDAFTPYPVEALWEALEHKRSWVPAVVLTGGICGGLGGLTLQYWSSVIHYPMIVGGRPFGAWPGWVVVTFECTILLAAISGLLGMILLNKLPQPYHPVFNVESFRKKASSEGFFLLIESADEQFDHAGTKSFLQGLNPIEVSDVEE from the coding sequence ATGAGCAGCGATCAGCTCTACGGCCTGATGGCCGAGTTCCCGAACCCGGAGACGCTCACGGAGGCGGCCCGCAGGACGCACAAGGCGGGGTATCGCCTGGTCGACGCCTTCACGCCTTACCCGGTGGAGGCCCTGTGGGAGGCTCTCGAGCACAAGCGCTCCTGGGTGCCGGCGGTGGTTTTGACCGGTGGCATCTGCGGCGGTCTCGGTGGTCTGACGCTGCAGTACTGGAGCAGCGTCATCCACTATCCGATGATCGTCGGCGGCCGCCCCTTCGGCGCCTGGCCGGGCTGGGTGGTGGTGACCTTCGAGTGCACCATTCTGCTGGCCGCCATCTCCGGCCTGCTGGGGATGATTTTGCTCAACAAGCTGCCGCAGCCTTACCACCCGGTCTTCAATGTCGAGTCGTTTCGCAAAAAGGCGTCCAGCGAGGGCTTTTTCCTGTTGATCGAGTCTGCCGACGAGCAGTTCGATCACGCCGGTACGAAGTCCTTCCTGCAGGGCTTGAATCCCATCGAGGTGTCTGACGTTGAAGAGTAG
- the coxB gene encoding cytochrome c oxidase subunit II, producing the protein MWSDFPLFPRAASTIARDVDALYFVWVGISLFFFFFIAALITTFFISFRRRAGHQYGSAGDLKTLPLELTWSGIPLVITLVMFGWGAQVFFEASRTPADADSYFAVGKQWMWKFQHPEGVREINDLHIPVGRPIKLTMTSEDVIHSFYVPAFRVKKDVVPGRYSTVWFEATEPGRYHLFCAEFCGTEHSVMIGSVYALTPEDYETWLATGDTGPPVQVSGAELFDQLSCSTCHQGADQIDDGIRLARGPHLEGVFGTERTLVSGSTVVADESYIRNSIINPQSQIVAGWQPIMPTFKGQVTEEQINALIDYIKSLEVPQTAQQNVVAPPNASNAG; encoded by the coding sequence ATGTGGTCGGATTTTCCCCTGTTTCCTCGAGCTGCTTCGACCATCGCGCGGGATGTCGATGCCCTCTACTTCGTGTGGGTGGGTATCAGCCTGTTCTTTTTCTTCTTCATCGCCGCCCTGATCACCACCTTCTTCATCAGCTTTCGGCGCCGTGCCGGTCATCAGTACGGCTCCGCCGGCGACCTCAAGACGCTCCCCCTGGAGCTCACCTGGTCCGGCATCCCGCTGGTGATCACGCTGGTGATGTTCGGCTGGGGCGCCCAGGTCTTCTTCGAAGCGTCGCGTACGCCGGCGGACGCTGACAGCTACTTCGCCGTCGGCAAGCAGTGGATGTGGAAGTTTCAGCATCCCGAAGGGGTGCGCGAGATCAACGATCTCCACATCCCCGTCGGCCGTCCGATCAAGCTGACGATGACCTCCGAGGATGTCATTCACTCCTTCTACGTACCGGCATTCCGGGTCAAGAAGGATGTCGTCCCCGGTCGTTACTCGACGGTCTGGTTCGAGGCCACCGAGCCGGGCAGATATCATCTGTTCTGCGCCGAGTTCTGCGGCACTGAACACTCGGTGATGATCGGTAGCGTCTACGCCCTGACGCCGGAGGATTACGAGACCTGGCTGGCGACCGGCGATACCGGTCCGCCGGTACAGGTCTCCGGCGCCGAGCTCTTCGACCAGCTGAGCTGCTCGACTTGCCACCAGGGCGCGGATCAGATCGATGACGGGATTCGATTGGCCCGTGGACCTCATCTCGAGGGCGTCTTCGGTACCGAACGGACCCTCGTCAGCGGTAGCACGGTGGTCGCCGACGAGAGCTATATCCGCAACTCGATCATCAATCCTCAGTCGCAGATCGTGGCTGGCTGGCAGCCGATCATGCCGACCTTCAAGGGGCAGGTGACCGAAGAGCAGATCAACGCCTTGATCGACTACATCAAGTCCCTCGAGGTGCCCCAGACGGCGCAGCAGAACGTTGTCGCTCCCCCCAACGCTTCCAATGCGGGCTAG
- a CDS encoding SCO family protein has translation MMARLAAFAVAFLLASGAFAQAYAPMGPAPMGLDAAASDLPAPLREVGFDQNLGGQLPLDAPFLDSTGNPVVLGDFFGDKPVALTLVYFDCPMLCPMTLDGVARSLKALAFNIGADYEMVVVGFDPSEGPELAAEARQRAIQRYGRINTEQGWHFLTGDEESIRRVAEAVGFRYTWDEERGEFAHAAGLILNTPDGEIARYFFGIDYPPKDLRLGFVEAGSGTIGNPIDQILLYCFHYDAVTGRYTAVTMNIVRIAGLLTVAILVTFIVVMVRREKSKSVTDLRTA, from the coding sequence ATGATGGCTAGACTCGCCGCCTTCGCCGTCGCTTTCCTGCTCGCCAGCGGAGCCTTCGCTCAGGCCTACGCGCCGATGGGGCCGGCTCCGATGGGCCTCGATGCCGCCGCTTCGGATCTGCCGGCACCGCTGCGCGAGGTCGGCTTCGACCAGAACCTCGGCGGCCAGCTGCCGCTCGATGCGCCCTTCCTCGACAGCACCGGGAACCCGGTGGTGTTGGGCGACTTCTTCGGCGACAAGCCGGTGGCCCTGACCCTGGTCTACTTCGACTGCCCGATGCTGTGCCCGATGACCCTCGATGGTGTCGCCCGCAGCCTCAAGGCCCTCGCCTTCAATATCGGCGCCGACTACGAGATGGTGGTGGTCGGCTTCGACCCGAGCGAGGGCCCTGAGCTCGCCGCCGAGGCCCGGCAGCGCGCGATCCAGCGCTATGGTCGGATCAACACCGAGCAGGGGTGGCATTTCCTGACCGGCGACGAAGAGTCGATTCGTCGGGTCGCCGAGGCGGTGGGCTTTCGCTACACCTGGGACGAAGAGCGCGGCGAGTTCGCCCACGCCGCCGGGTTGATTCTCAATACGCCAGACGGTGAGATCGCGCGCTATTTCTTCGGCATCGACTATCCGCCCAAGGACCTCCGTCTCGGCTTCGTCGAGGCCGGCAGCGGCACCATTGGCAATCCCATCGACCAGATTCTTCTCTACTGCTTCCACTACGACGCCGTCACCGGCCGCTACACCGCCGTCACGATGAACATCGTGCGCATCGCCGGCCTGCTGACGGTGGCGATTCTCGTGACCTTCATCGTCGTGATGGTGCGGCGCGAGAAATCCAAGTCTGTCACCGACCTGAGGACCGCCTAG
- the pal gene encoding peptidoglycan-associated lipoprotein Pal, with translation MSRKWLVCVVMLLILPMFYGCPKKPPETPDEVLEVETTPVEEPAVEVEPPRQEVVEDVQEDTLPTDLVELNEYLKERELIADVYFDFDQSELRDEARERLAKNAAFMRENADLVFRIEGHCDERGTNEYNLALGQRRGNTAKDYITSLRVPADSMSIVSYGEERPFCTESDEACWQRNRRAHFVVVGRR, from the coding sequence ATGAGCCGCAAGTGGTTGGTGTGCGTGGTGATGCTATTGATCCTGCCGATGTTCTATGGCTGCCCGAAGAAGCCGCCCGAGACACCGGACGAGGTGCTGGAGGTCGAGACGACGCCGGTCGAGGAGCCCGCGGTCGAGGTCGAGCCGCCGCGGCAAGAGGTGGTCGAAGACGTTCAGGAGGACACTCTGCCGACGGATCTCGTCGAGCTCAACGAGTACCTCAAGGAGCGCGAGCTGATCGCCGACGTATATTTTGATTTCGACCAGTCGGAGCTGCGCGACGAGGCCCGTGAGCGCTTGGCCAAGAACGCCGCCTTCATGCGCGAGAACGCGGACCTCGTGTTCCGCATCGAGGGCCACTGTGACGAGCGCGGAACCAACGAGTACAACCTGGCCCTCGGTCAGCGGCGCGGCAACACCGCCAAGGACTACATCACCAGCCTGCGAGTTCCGGCGGACAGCATGTCGATCGTGAGCTACGGTGAAGAGCGTCCTTTCTGCACCGAATCGGACGAGGCCTGCTGGCAGCGCAACCGGCGCGCCCACTTCGTGGTCGTCGGCCGCCGCTAG
- a CDS encoding cytochrome c, with the protein MKSRATTLLLALVLVGSFGCRQGMFDQAKYEPLEKSDFFDDGASARPLPANTIARGFLRDDRAFWFGVDADGQAVDRIPRPVDAAMLKRGQQRYAVFCSPCHGMTGEGNGVIVQRGYPVPSSFHEQRLRDMPDGYFFSVISEGFGRMPSYRSQITAEDRWAITAFLRVLQQSQGMSLEGLPAAERRAFEEALAAPADEHDSDHGASAH; encoded by the coding sequence TTGAAGAGTAGAGCGACGACTCTGTTGCTGGCCCTCGTCCTCGTCGGCTCCTTCGGCTGCCGCCAGGGGATGTTCGACCAGGCGAAGTACGAGCCGCTCGAAAAGAGCGACTTCTTCGACGACGGTGCTTCGGCGCGGCCGCTGCCGGCGAACACCATCGCTCGCGGCTTCCTGCGCGATGACCGCGCCTTCTGGTTCGGCGTCGACGCTGACGGCCAGGCCGTGGATCGGATCCCGCGACCGGTCGACGCCGCCATGCTCAAGCGCGGTCAGCAGCGTTATGCGGTCTTCTGCTCGCCCTGTCACGGCATGACCGGCGAAGGCAACGGCGTGATCGTGCAGCGCGGCTACCCGGTACCGAGCTCCTTTCACGAGCAGCGTCTGCGGGACATGCCGGACGGCTATTTCTTTAGCGTGATCAGCGAGGGCTTCGGCCGCATGCCGAGCTACCGCAGTCAGATCACGGCCGAGGATCGCTGGGCCATCACCGCCTTTCTGCGCGTCTTGCAGCAGAGCCAGGGCATGTCGTTGGAAGGGCTGCCGGCCGCCGAGCGCCGGGCCTTCGAAGAAGCTCTCGCGGCGCCGGCCGACGAGCACGATTCTGATCACGGAGCGAGTGCACACTGA
- a CDS encoding TAT-variant-translocated molybdopterin oxidoreductase has product MDILKILKEQEEPPSIAAPRVDLTEIRERLEKAEGRQFWRSLDQLADTEEFRELVFREFPRQASEWAGGATSRRRFLQLMSASLALGGLTGCVKQPSEKIVPYVRQPPEVKPGTALKFATMTSLGGYAASLLAESHTGRPTKLEGNPQHPASLGASDAYSQAKLLDLYDPDRSQQLKDSGRPRTWDAMVADLQPRLEAMAALGGAGLHVLTGKVSSPTLAKQFDQLREKMPQARWHCWEPASAHPASEAQRQAFGRPVEVRYDLSQVDVLVTLDSDFLTRGPGSLRYAGQFGERRRIWEIDPESVKNVSGGHGHGGDHGDDGHGSGDDHGGQEAHGEASDHAAVEDHDGGAPGPKAGERKMARFYALEASPTSSSTLADHRLPLTPADLTRAAAALAARVGVAGATDSAPAAAEEMITVIAEDLKAAGKAALVVAGRYADPALQVLAFAINEALGSSAISFSETIDANPVEQISDLADLVDSMNSGRADLVVILGGNPVFDAPAELGFGDALLKATEAIYLGPYENETSNRCRWHVPELHFLETWADARSYDGIATLAQPLIEPLYWPCKSAGQIVSMLAGRTDATDYDSVRTYWEEQGLDEDAWRRAVHDGFVADTEAPAVALAVAPAAIANASSSAATTPVGDLELSLRPDPTIWDGRFVNNGWLQECPKPLTKLTWDNAFLIGPSTAESLGLNNNDRVDLTVGERTLSGVAVWIQPGIPAGAATLHFGYGGKGLGRVGAGTGFNTYAIRQSAHLWTCPVTLRKASGTYELASTQDHGSMEGRHLVRTATLDEYYHHADFAKHKVHRPTVEQSMYPPHKSRYAWGMAIDLNSCLGCGACVIACQAENNIAVVGKDQVLKAREMHWLRIDRYYSGDLDNPEVYQQPVSCQHCEQAPCEVVCPVAATVHSPEGLNDMVYNRCVGTRYCSNNCPYKVRRFNFLQYSDITTESLKLGRNPNVTVRNRGVMEKCSYCVQRLNKARIAAKVEQRSVTDEDLLTACQQACSTKAIRFGNINDETAGVTAWKNLPLNYGLLEELNTRPRTTYLARVTNPNPKLERT; this is encoded by the coding sequence ATGGATATCCTGAAGATCTTGAAGGAGCAAGAGGAGCCGCCCAGCATCGCTGCGCCTCGAGTCGACCTGACCGAGATCCGCGAGCGCTTGGAAAAGGCCGAGGGGCGCCAGTTCTGGCGCAGCCTCGATCAGCTCGCCGACACGGAGGAGTTCCGTGAGCTGGTGTTCCGCGAGTTCCCGCGGCAGGCCAGCGAGTGGGCCGGCGGCGCCACCAGTCGGCGCCGGTTCCTGCAGCTGATGAGCGCCTCCCTCGCCCTCGGTGGTCTCACCGGCTGCGTCAAGCAGCCGAGCGAGAAGATCGTGCCTTACGTTCGGCAACCTCCCGAGGTCAAGCCGGGCACGGCGCTCAAGTTCGCCACCATGACCTCTCTCGGCGGCTACGCCGCGTCGCTGTTGGCGGAGAGTCACACCGGTCGGCCGACCAAGCTCGAGGGCAATCCTCAGCATCCGGCGAGCTTGGGAGCCTCGGACGCCTATTCGCAGGCCAAGCTGCTCGACCTCTACGATCCCGATCGATCGCAGCAACTCAAGGACTCTGGCCGGCCGCGGACCTGGGACGCCATGGTCGCGGACCTCCAGCCGCGACTCGAGGCGATGGCCGCCCTCGGCGGTGCCGGGCTGCACGTCCTGACCGGCAAGGTCTCCTCGCCGACCCTCGCCAAGCAGTTCGACCAGCTGCGCGAGAAGATGCCGCAGGCGCGCTGGCACTGCTGGGAGCCGGCGTCGGCGCATCCGGCGTCGGAGGCCCAGCGTCAGGCCTTCGGGCGACCCGTCGAGGTGCGCTACGACCTGTCGCAGGTCGATGTCCTGGTGACCCTCGACTCCGACTTCCTCACCCGCGGTCCAGGAAGTCTGCGCTACGCCGGCCAGTTCGGTGAACGGCGCCGCATCTGGGAGATCGATCCCGAAAGCGTCAAGAACGTTTCGGGCGGCCACGGTCACGGTGGCGACCATGGTGATGACGGCCACGGATCCGGCGATGATCACGGCGGGCAGGAAGCGCACGGCGAGGCCTCCGACCATGCGGCCGTCGAAGACCACGATGGCGGCGCTCCCGGTCCCAAGGCGGGGGAGCGCAAAATGGCGCGCTTCTATGCCCTCGAAGCGTCTCCGACGTCGTCTTCGACGCTCGCCGATCACCGCCTGCCTCTGACGCCGGCGGACCTCACCCGCGCCGCCGCCGCCCTGGCGGCCCGCGTCGGTGTGGCGGGGGCGACGGACTCGGCGCCGGCTGCGGCCGAAGAGATGATCACCGTGATCGCCGAGGACTTGAAAGCGGCTGGCAAGGCCGCCCTGGTGGTCGCCGGTCGCTATGCCGATCCGGCGCTGCAGGTGTTGGCCTTCGCCATCAACGAGGCGCTTGGTAGCAGCGCCATCTCCTTCAGCGAGACGATCGACGCCAATCCGGTCGAGCAGATTTCCGATCTCGCCGATCTGGTCGACTCGATGAACTCCGGTCGTGCCGACTTAGTGGTGATTCTCGGTGGCAATCCGGTGTTCGATGCGCCGGCCGAGCTGGGCTTCGGTGATGCCCTCCTGAAGGCGACGGAGGCGATCTACCTCGGCCCCTATGAGAACGAGACCTCGAATCGCTGCCGCTGGCACGTGCCCGAGCTGCACTTTCTCGAGACCTGGGCCGATGCGCGCTCTTACGACGGAATCGCCACCCTGGCGCAGCCCCTGATCGAGCCCCTCTACTGGCCCTGTAAGTCGGCGGGACAGATCGTTTCGATGCTGGCGGGACGGACCGACGCCACCGACTACGACTCGGTGCGGACCTACTGGGAGGAACAGGGCCTCGATGAAGATGCCTGGCGCCGGGCGGTCCACGATGGCTTCGTTGCCGATACGGAAGCGCCGGCGGTCGCCTTGGCCGTCGCGCCGGCCGCCATCGCCAACGCCTCGAGCTCTGCCGCCACCACCCCGGTGGGGGATCTCGAGCTCAGCCTGCGCCCGGACCCGACCATCTGGGACGGTCGTTTCGTCAACAACGGCTGGTTGCAGGAATGTCCCAAGCCGCTCACCAAGCTGACCTGGGACAATGCCTTCCTGATCGGTCCGAGCACCGCCGAGAGCCTCGGCTTGAACAACAACGATCGCGTCGACCTGACGGTCGGCGAGCGCACCCTCTCGGGGGTCGCGGTGTGGATCCAGCCGGGGATTCCGGCGGGTGCCGCGACGCTGCACTTCGGCTACGGCGGCAAGGGCCTCGGGCGGGTCGGTGCGGGTACCGGATTCAACACCTACGCCATCCGGCAAAGCGCTCATCTGTGGACCTGCCCGGTGACCCTGCGCAAGGCGTCGGGAACCTACGAGCTGGCTTCGACCCAGGACCACGGCAGCATGGAGGGCCGTCATCTGGTGCGCACGGCGACCCTCGACGAGTACTACCATCACGCCGATTTCGCCAAGCACAAGGTCCATCGTCCGACCGTTGAGCAGTCGATGTACCCGCCTCACAAGAGTCGCTACGCCTGGGGTATGGCGATCGACCTCAACAGCTGTCTCGGCTGCGGAGCCTGCGTCATCGCCTGCCAGGCGGAGAACAACATTGCGGTGGTGGGCAAGGACCAGGTCCTCAAGGCGCGCGAGATGCACTGGCTGCGCATCGACCGCTACTACTCCGGTGACCTCGACAACCCCGAGGTCTACCAGCAGCCGGTGTCGTGCCAGCACTGCGAGCAGGCGCCCTGCGAGGTGGTCTGCCCGGTGGCGGCGACGGTGCACAGTCCGGAAGGTCTCAACGACATGGTTTACAACCGTTGCGTCGGGACCCGGTACTGCTCCAACAACTGCCCCTACAAGGTGCGGCGCTTCAACTTCTTGCAGTACTCGGACATCACCACCGAGAGCCTCAAGCTGGGGCGCAACCCCAACGTCACGGTGCGCAACCGCGGCGTGATGGAGAAGTGCTCCTACTGCGTGCAGCGCCTCAACAAGGCCCGCATCGCGGCCAAGGTGGAGCAGCGCAGCGTCACCGACGAGGATTTGCTCACCGCTTGCCAGCAGGCCTGCTCGACGAAGGCGATCCGCTTCGGCAACATCAACGACGAGACCGCGGGGGTGACGGCTTGGAAGAACCTGCCCCTCAACTACGGCCTGCTCGAAGAGCTCAACACGCGCCCGCGGACGACCTATCTGGCGAGGGTCACCAACCCCAACCCCAAGCTGGAGAGGACCTAG
- a CDS encoding carboxypeptidase regulatory-like domain-containing protein, with product MLPFLRLLLPLAVLACGASPPPPEEPVEIAPTRLRGQALFTGEARPSATEIGRIDPTCAALQEAASETIEDGLERVFVYLADPPPSAVPGPPPREALTITAKRCQYEPAVVGLRVGQRVVLENGDPTLHQPVTAQPDGNELRLEQPFEGMRSELRFDRPRLMAEVSCASHPWMKAHLGVLDHPWFAVTDAAGGFEIPAPPTGDHTLIAWHPELGERRAAVTVTAGLATEVVLDFAAAP from the coding sequence ATGCTGCCTTTTCTGCGCCTTCTCTTACCTCTTGCCGTGCTCGCCTGCGGCGCCTCCCCACCGCCGCCGGAAGAGCCCGTCGAGATCGCCCCGACACGCCTTCGCGGACAAGCTCTCTTCACCGGTGAGGCGCGACCGAGCGCGACCGAGATCGGCCGCATCGACCCCACCTGCGCCGCCCTCCAGGAGGCGGCTTCGGAGACCATCGAAGACGGCCTCGAGCGGGTCTTCGTCTACCTCGCCGATCCACCCCCGTCGGCGGTTCCTGGACCGCCTCCCAGGGAAGCCCTCACCATCACCGCCAAGCGTTGCCAATACGAGCCCGCCGTCGTCGGCCTCCGTGTCGGCCAGCGGGTGGTGCTCGAGAACGGCGACCCCACCCTGCACCAGCCGGTCACCGCCCAACCCGACGGCAACGAGCTGCGTCTCGAGCAGCCCTTCGAAGGCATGCGGTCCGAGCTGAGATTCGATCGACCGCGCTTGATGGCCGAGGTGAGCTGCGCCTCCCATCCCTGGATGAAGGCCCACCTGGGAGTTCTCGACCACCCCTGGTTCGCCGTCACCGACGCCGCCGGCGGCTTCGAGATCCCTGCCCCACCAACCGGCGACCACACCCTGATCGCATGGCACCCGGAGCTCGGCGAGCGCCGCGCCGCCGTCACCGTGACGGCGGGCCTCGCCACCGAAGTCGTGCTCGACTTCGCAGCCGCCCCCTGA
- the ybgF gene encoding tol-pal system protein YbgF has protein sequence MRQRFFATAGVLLLAGWSSACVSTSDIETIQSQLNDIQSQILQAQAQAPSKEEVSSIEVEVTRQMETLLKSEADMQVKLQELSTQIEQLQANLEDTNYRLSQLSQQIASTNQELKTFRVPAPVPAPVEGDETEVTNPGTAAAPVTADPQILYQSSYNDYLRGNYDLAVQGFGEYLQAFPETDLADNAVYWIGECHYRQGQYRQAIRQFDDVLRRFPRSDKLPSAVLKKGYAHLQLGERADGVRQLRTVVQRYPNSDEANLARQRLREVGVESR, from the coding sequence ATGCGCCAGCGTTTCTTTGCCACGGCCGGCGTCCTCCTCCTCGCGGGGTGGTCGTCGGCCTGTGTCTCGACCTCCGACATCGAGACCATCCAGAGCCAGCTCAACGACATCCAGAGTCAGATCTTGCAGGCTCAGGCGCAGGCGCCGAGCAAGGAAGAGGTCAGCAGCATCGAGGTCGAGGTCACCCGCCAGATGGAGACCCTCCTCAAGTCCGAGGCCGACATGCAGGTGAAGCTGCAGGAGCTCTCGACCCAGATCGAGCAGCTGCAGGCCAATCTCGAGGACACCAACTATCGGTTGTCGCAGCTTTCCCAGCAGATTGCTTCGACCAATCAGGAGCTCAAGACCTTCCGCGTTCCGGCACCGGTCCCGGCGCCGGTGGAAGGTGACGAGACCGAAGTCACCAATCCCGGCACCGCCGCAGCGCCCGTCACCGCTGATCCGCAGATCCTCTACCAGTCGTCCTACAACGACTATCTGCGCGGTAACTACGATCTCGCCGTGCAGGGCTTCGGCGAGTATCTGCAGGCGTTTCCGGAAACCGACCTGGCTGACAACGCGGTCTACTGGATCGGTGAGTGTCATTACCGTCAGGGTCAATATCGCCAGGCGATTCGCCAGTTCGACGACGTCTTGCGGCGTTTCCCGCGCAGCGACAAGCTGCCCAGCGCGGTACTCAAGAAGGGCTATGCCCACTTGCAGCTCGGCGAACGCGCCGATGGCGTGCGCCAGCTCCGGACGGTGGTCCAGCGCTACCCCAACAGCGACGAAGCCAATCTGGCGCGCCAGCGCCTGCGCGAAGTGGGAGTTGAATCCCGCTAG